A genomic segment from Thamnophis elegans isolate rThaEle1 chromosome 3, rThaEle1.pri, whole genome shotgun sequence encodes:
- the LRRC70 gene encoding LOW QUALITY PROTEIN: leucine-rich repeat-containing protein 70 (The sequence of the model RefSeq protein was modified relative to this genomic sequence to represent the inferred CDS: inserted 7 bases in 6 codons; deleted 1 base in 1 codon; substituted 1 base at 1 genomic stop codon) translates to MTWRVKAWDMYQLHHFESFWHIFICLLLMIIQKDIFCCPSXCYQCRGRQVDCRNSSLSFIPNNFSQNTXILYLSGNNISHINPNALISLQQLVVLHLDNSGIVYVYPNIFAELKKLWYLXANNNIXNIVSWNIEGLSNLHSLYLQNNEIDFVSEGLFGNLTSVHYLMLQNNHLRILGSRIFFGMINLRILNLANNKISQISDRAFQDLDNLTDLHLEGNNLTCVPSTAFLLLGKLKKLSLSRNPIVSIPPFAFKGLSKLXYLFLKGAKINTISPNGFSGLVNLKRLVLSDNXFSKHQFPYFSLLDHMKFLHLDRNKIIDISGNTFGGIGSXLKILDLSFNNLTFLQPIVLKPLISLTHLQANYNPWDCSCKLQRLMNWLAAFSISVKLLCQSPSSLHGRYMNYASLHCSKIVSTVQALKFSRTVNLQESSRFYYFINGTEYVPHKDTVQEQLNFNSNAVTSLVKASYTSAYQNLNEENSSRKSKQEQIATHKIPVHFTMEENKVPSRKLFLYHLKHH, encoded by the exons ATGACTTGGAGAGTCAAAGCCTGGGATATGTATCAACTTCATCACTTTGAGTCATTTTGGCATATTTTTATTTGTCTTCTGCTGATGATAATCCAAAAGGATATATTTTGTTGTCCAT GTTGCTATCAGTGTAGAGGCAGACAAGTTGACTGTCGTAATTCAAGTCTTTCTTTTATTCCAAACAATTTTTCACAGAATA TCATTTTGTACTTAAGTGGCAACAATATATCACACATAAATCCCAATGCACTGATAAGCCTCCAGCAGCTTGTTGTACTACACTTGGACAATTCTGGCATTGTATATGTATATCCAAATATCTTCGCTGAATTGAAAAAATTATGGTATC CAGcgaataataatatataaaatattgtatCCTGGAACATTGAAGGACTTTCAAATCTTCATTCTTTATATCTTCAGAATAATGAAATTGACTTTGTTTCCGAAGGATTATTTGGTAACCTCACTTCCGTTCATTATCTAATGCTGCAAAACAATCACCTCAGGATCCTTGGTAGCCGCATTTTCTTTGGCATGATTAATCTTCGAATTCTGAACCTAGCAAATAATAAGATTTCACAAATATCAGACAGAGCATTCCAGGACCTTGATAATCTTACAGACTTGCACCTTGAAGGAAATAATTTAACATGTGTGCCATCCACAGCATTTCTACTACTGGGGAAACTT AAAAAACTTTCATTGTCACGAAACCCTATTGTGTCAATTCCTCCTTTTGCATTTAAAGGACTTAGCAAGC GATATCTATTTTTAAAAGGTGCAAAAATAAACACTATTAGTCCAAATGGATTTTCAGGGCTAGTCAATCTTAAAAGGTTAGTTTTAAGTGATAA ATTTAGTAAACATCAATTCCCATACTTCTCATTGTTGGATCATATGAAGTTTTTGCATCTTGACAGAAACAAAATAATTGACATTTCAGGTAATACTTTTGGAGGAATAGGAT TCTTGAAAATACTTGATCTATCTTTCAATAATCTTACATTTTTACAGCCTATAGTACTCAAGCCTTTGATTTCTTTAACTCATTTACAGGCAAATTACAATCCTTGGGATTGTAGCTGCAAATTACAGAGATTGATGAATTGGCTAGCGGCTTTTTCTATCTCTGTGAAACTCCTTTGCCAAAGTCCTTCCAGTCTGCATGGAAGATATATGAATTATGCTAGTTTGCATTGTTCAAAAATTGTTTCAACAGTACAAGCCTTGAAATTTTCAAGAACAGTAAATCTGCAGGAATCCAGCAGGTTTTACTACTTCATTAATGGCACAGAATATGTACCTCACAAGGATACAGTTCAAGAACAGTTGAACTTCAATTCAAATGCAGTTACATCATTGGTAAAAGCATCTTATACATCTGCTTATCAAAATCTCAATGAAGAAAATTCTAGTAGGAAGTCAAAACAAGAACAAATAGCAACACACAAGATACCTGTTCATTTTACCATGGAAGAAAATAAAGTACCATCTCGGAAGCTGTTTCTGTATCATTTAAAACATCACTAA